In a genomic window of Suricata suricatta isolate VVHF042 chromosome 12, meerkat_22Aug2017_6uvM2_HiC, whole genome shotgun sequence:
- the EDN3 gene encoding endothelin-3, translated as MEPGLWLLFGLTVTSAAGLVPRPQPGGAGRSGVPGALPAAGSEGDIEDIEATTLLRSPSPRTPGPEWEPGQPRAPASEGGPVRHRARRCTCFTYKDKECVYYCHLDIIWINTPERTVPYGLSNYRGGFRARRSAGRFPRSPQPSTRTLRCACARGQDSACLQFCARTLAVSRGSGTAEHPDKEEEPAGGAEGGPRPRRPSRKEGAIQDLGTIESRPDRSSWDRSGRREGESTEWGVGPATGVRGALCGERMQGSEFKSAGISGPRQQGTSRNAATLTATINNPWMKENLTPKDSRSGDLAGGTPLADPGADSADGENVMTAKGDGTFLEKFQAP; from the exons ATGGAGCCGGGGCTGTGGCTCCTCTTCGGGCTCACGGTGACCTCCGCCGCAG GACTGGTGCCTCGCCCCCAGCCTGGGGGCGCTGGCAGGAGCGGAGTGCCTGGGGCCCTCCCTGCAGCCGGCTCTGAAGGGGACATCGAGGACATTGAGGCTACTACACTCTTGCGGAGCCCAAGTCCCAGAACCCCGGGGCCGGAGTGGGAGCCAGGACAGCCCAGGGCACCGGCGTCGGAGGGGGGTCCTGTGCGCCACAGAGCAAGGCGCTGCACGTGTTTCACCTACAAGGACAAGGAGTGTGTCTACTATTGCCACCTGGACATCATCTGGATCAACACTCCCGA GCGGACGGTGCCCTATGGATTATCCAACTACAGAGGAGGCTTCCGGGCCAGGAGGTCGGCAGGGCGGTTCCCGCGGAGCCCACAGCCATCCACGCGGACACTGCGCTGCGCTTGTGCGCGGGGCCAGGACAGCGCCTGCCTGCAGTTCTGTGCCCGCACCCTGGCTGTCAGCAG GGGCTCAGGGACAGCGGAGCATCCTGACAAAGAGGAAGAGCCGGCCGGCGGTGCCGAAGGAGGCCCGCGTCCCAGGAG ACCCAGCCGGAAGGAGGGGGCCATTCAGGATCTGGGAACCATTGAGTCCCGGCCTGACCGAAGCTCCTGGGATCGGAGTGGAAGAAGAGAGGGGGAGTCCACAGAGTGGGGAGTGGGGCCGGCTACGGGGGTGCGCGGGGCCCTCTGCGGGGAGCGGATGCAGGGCTCCGAGTTCAAAAGTGCAGGGATTTCTGGACCGAGACAGCAGGGCACCAGCCGG AACGCTGCCACCCTGACCGCCACCATCAATAATCCGTGGATGAAGGAAAACCTCACGCCCAAGGACAGTCGGTCGGGGGACCTGGCCGGTGGGACCCCCCTTGCCGACCCCGGAGCAGACAGCGCG GATGGTGAAAACGTGATGACGGCGAAGGGTGACGGAACATTCCTGGAGAAGTTCCAGGCCCCTTGA